One genomic region from Capra hircus breed San Clemente chromosome 18, ASM170441v1, whole genome shotgun sequence encodes:
- the IL17C gene encoding interleukin-17C, with protein MLLPGLLLLLWLPASLARHSPSLQVGAHSHPHSPGTLRCYSAEELPLGHAPPHLLARAAKWEQALPVALVSSLEAVGRRRRHIGAPAGSQCPVLQPGEVLEADVHQRSISPWRYRVDTDESRYPQKLAFAECLCRGCISAKTGRETAALNSVPLVQSLLVLRRRPCSQDAMGVPTPGAFTFHAEFIRVPVGCTCVLPRSAQ; from the exons ATG CTCCTCCCTGGCCTCCTGCTTCTGCTCTGGCTTCCTGCCAGCCTGGCTCGCCACAGCCCCTCTCTCCAGGTGGGGGCCCACAGCCACCCCCACAGCCCTGGGACCCTGCGCTGCTACTCCGCAGAGGAGCTGCCCCTGGGCCACGCCCCCCCACACCTGCTGGCTCGAGCTGCCAAGTGGGAGCAGGCGTTGCCAGTGGCCCTGGTGTCCAGCCTGGAGGCGGTAGGCCGCAGGAGGAGGCACATAGGGGCCCCGGCCGGGTCTCAGTGCCCCGTGCTGCAGCCGGGAGAGGTGCTGGAAGCTGATGTCCACCAGCGCTCCATCTCGCCCTGGAGATACCG CGTGGACACAGATGAGAGCCGCTACCCACAGAAGCTGGCTTTCGCTGAGTGCCTGTGCCGGGGCTGTATCAGCGCCAAGACGGGCCGCGAGACGGCCGCACTCAACTCGGTGCCGCTGGTCCAGAGCCTCCTGGTGCTACGCCGCCGGCCCTGCTCCCAGGACGCCATGGGGGTGCCCACGCCTGGGGCCTTCACCTTCCATGCCGAGTTCATTCGCGTGCCCGTGGGCTGCACCTGTGTCCTGCCCAGGTCGGCCCAGTGA
- the LOC102188617 gene encoding cytochrome b-245 light chain, which yields MGQIEWAMWANEQALASGLILITGGIVATAGQFTQWYLGAYSIAAGVLVCLLEYPRGKRTKGSTMERCGQKYLTRVVKLFGPLTRNYYIRAFLHLGLAVPAGFLLATILGTACLAIASGIYLLAAIRGEQWSPIEPKPKERPQIGGTIKQPPSNPPPRPPAEARKKPSEEAAGIPTGGPQENPMPVNDEVV from the exons ATGGGGCAGATCGAGTGGGCCATGTGGGCCAACGAGCAGGCGCTGGCGTCCGGCCTGA TCCTTATCACCGGGGGCATTGTGGCCACAGCCGGGCAGTTCACCCAGTGGTACCTGGGCGCCTACTCCAT AGCAGCGGGTGTATTGGTCTGCCTGCTGGAGTACCCTCGAGGGAAGAGGACCAAGGGCTCCACCATGGAGAGGTG TGGACAGAAGTATCTGACCAGAGTGGTGAAGCTGTTTGGGCCCCTCACCAGGAACTACTACATCCGGGCCTTCCTGCACCTCGG GCTGGCGGTACCTGCTGGCTTCCTGCTCGCCACCATCCTGGGGACAGCCTGCTTGGCCATCGCAAGTGGCATCTATCTGCTG GCGGCCATCCGTGGGGAGCAGTGGAGCCCCATCGAGCCCAAGCCCAAGGAGCGGCCGCAGATTGGGGGCACCATCAAGCAACCGCCCAGCAACCCTCCACCCCGGCCCCCGGCTGAAGCCCGCAAGAAGCCGAGTGAGGAGGCGGCGGGGATCCCCACGGGTGGCCCCCAGGAAAACCCCATGCCGGTGAACGACGAGGTCGTGTGA
- the MVD gene encoding diphosphomevalonate decarboxylase, which yields MASEKPIVVVTCTAPVNIAVVKYWGKRDEELILPINSSLSVTLHQDQLKTTTTAAISRDFTEDRIWLNGQEEDVGQPRLQACLREIRRLARKRRSNGHEDPLPLSLSYKVHVASENNFPTAAGLASSAAGYACLAYTLARVYGVDSDLSEVARRGSGSACRSLYGGFVEWQMGERPDGKDSIAHQVAPESHWPELRVLILVVSAERKPMGSTAGMQTSVETSALLKFRAEALVPARMAEMTRCIRERDFQAFGQLTMKDSNQFHATCLDTFPPISYLSDTSRRIIQLVHRFNAHHGRTKVAYTFDAGPNAVVFTLDDTVAEFVAAVRHSFPPESNGEKFLKGLPVEPILLSDELKAALGMDPVPGSIRYIIATQVGPGPQVLDDPGAHLLGPDGLPKPAA from the exons ATGGCCTCAGAGAAGCCGATCGTGGTGGTGACTTGCACCGCGCCCGTCAACATCGCGGTCGTCAAATACT GGGGAAAGCGAGATGAGGAGCTGATCCTACCCATCAATTCCTCTCTGAGCGTCACATTGCACCAGGATCAG TTAAAAACCACCACAACGGCCGCCATCAGCAGGGACTTCACAGAGGATCGGATTTGGCTGAATGGCCAGGAGGAGGATGTGGGGCAGCCTCGCCTCCAGGCCTGCCTGAGGGAGA TCCGCCGCCTGGCCCGCAAGCGGAGGAGCAACGGCCATGAAGACCCACTGCCTCTCAGCCTCAGCTACAAGGTTCACGTGGCCTCGGAGAACAACTTCCCCACAGCTGCAGGCCTGGCCTCCTCTGCTGCAGGCTATGCCTGCCTAG CCTACACCCTGGCCCGGGTCTATGGGGTGGACAGCGATCTGTCAGAAGTGGCCCGCAGGGGCTCAGGCAGCGCCTGCCGAAGCCTGTACGGTGGCTTCGTGGAGTGGCAGATGGGGGAGCGCCCCGATGGGAAGGACAGCATCGCCCATCAGGTGGCCCCCGAGTCACACTGGCCAGAGCTCCGAGTCCTGATCCTCGTG GTGAGTGCCGAGAGGAAGCCGATGGGCAGCACGGCAGGCATGCAGACCAGCGTGGAGACCAGTGCCCTGCTCAAG TTCCGGGCAGAGGCACTGGTGCCGGCGCGCATGGCCGAGATGACCCGCTGCATCAGGGAGCGTGACTTCCAGGCCTTTGGCCAGCTGACCATGAAGGATAGCAACCAGTTCCACGCCACCTGCCTGGACACCTTCCCGCCCATCTCCTACCTCAGTGACACATCCCGGCGCATCATCCAGCTGGTGCACCGCTTCAATGCTCACCACGGGCGGACCAAG GTGGCGTACACTTTTGATGCGGGTCCCAACGCCGTGGTCTTCACCCTGGATGATACCGTGGCTGAGTTTGTGGCTGCCGTGAGGCACAGCTTCCCCCCTGAGTCGAACGGAGAAAA GTTTCTGAAGGGGCTGCCCGTGGAGCCCATCCTGCTCTCAGATGAGCTTAAAGCTGCGCTGGGCATGGACCCTGTCCCTGGCAGCATCAGATACATCATCGCCACTCAG GTGGGACCCGGGCCTCAGGTCCTGGACGACCCTGGCGCTCATCTCCTGGGTCCTGACGGTCTGCCAAAGCCAGCTGCCTGA